One part of the Methanofastidiosum sp. genome encodes these proteins:
- the argC gene encoding N-acetyl-gamma-glutamyl-phosphate reductase: protein MMIASIIGATGYTGGELLRLLLNHNKVEIGALTSESYAGKKVSDVHPNLTGLVEQSFVSLEMNNIIDESDIIFAALPHGASNEIISKIYSINENVNLIDLSGDFRFDDLAVYEEWYKIKHTDPELNKKAVFGLPELYKEKIKKAKLIANPGCYPTSAILGSAPLLKNKLVKTDVIVDSKSGVSGAGKKLTANTHFPDANENFSAYGIAAHRHSPEIQQEMEKLFTNKVNLSFTPHLVPINRGILTTIYMTFNNFMETKDVINLYREFYKDCPFVRVLDEGKFPQTKAVSGSNYCDVGIKSDKRTGRVIAVSAIDNLVKGASGQAVQNMNLMMGFDEKEGLKVVPLYP from the coding sequence ATCATGATAGCAAGTATAATAGGTGCTACAGGATATACCGGTGGGGAATTGTTGAGGCTTCTTTTAAATCATAATAAAGTCGAAATAGGGGCCCTGACGTCGGAAAGCTATGCAGGGAAAAAAGTTTCTGATGTCCATCCAAATCTCACTGGATTAGTTGAACAGAGCTTTGTTAGCCTAGAAATGAACAATATAATAGATGAATCTGATATTATTTTTGCAGCTTTGCCACATGGGGCATCAAACGAGATTATCTCAAAAATCTATTCAATTAATGAGAATGTTAATCTGATAGATCTAAGCGGTGATTTTAGATTTGATGATCTAGCCGTCTATGAAGAGTGGTACAAAATAAAACACACAGATCCAGAGCTCAATAAAAAGGCTGTTTTTGGTTTACCTGAGTTGTATAAAGAGAAAATAAAAAAGGCCAAACTTATTGCAAACCCAGGGTGTTACCCAACGAGTGCAATCCTTGGCTCAGCACCTCTTTTGAAAAATAAACTTGTAAAGACTGATGTAATTGTTGACTCAAAATCAGGAGTCTCAGGCGCCGGGAAAAAATTGACTGCCAACACACATTTTCCTGATGCAAATGAAAATTTTTCAGCATATGGCATTGCTGCTCACAGGCACTCCCCTGAAATTCAACAGGAAATGGAAAAACTTTTCACAAATAAGGTTAATCTATCTTTTACACCACATCTTGTCCCGATTAATAGAGGCATACTCACAACAATATACATGACTTTCAATAATTTTATGGAAACAAAGGATGTCATTAATCTTTACCGTGAATTCTATAAAGACTGTCCATTTGTCAGAGTCTTGGACGAAGGAAAGTTTCCTCAGACTAAAGCAGTTTCTGGTTCCAATTACTGCGACGTAGGAATAAAATCGGATAAGAGGACAGGCAGGGTAATAGCGGTCTCTGCAATCGATAATCTTGTCAAGGGAGCATCGGGGCAGGCTGTACAGAATATGAATCTTATGATGGGGTTCGACGAAAAAGAAGGGCTCAAGGTAGTTCCACTATACCCATGA
- the argB gene encoding acetylglutamate kinase yields the protein MFDELYNNLDEIKELKDKLVVIKYGGHAMKDEELKMAFAKDISLIKSLGASPVIVHGGGPEITLMLDKLGIKSEFYKGLRITEKDAMKVVEMVLHGAVNRELVTLINNEGEYAVGISGRDGSIVNATKKSVDGVDLGFVGEVNCVNTWLLWTLIDEGYIPVVSPIGEGENGAYNVNADEFAYSIAAAMGAEKLLLITDVDGIYLDPNDPSTRIPLLTESDANSMIEKGKISGGMIPKVLSSISALKEGVGEVHVINGKSKHVILQALIDAESCGTRIVL from the coding sequence ATGTTTGATGAGCTTTACAATAATTTGGATGAGATAAAAGAATTGAAGGATAAGTTAGTTGTCATAAAATATGGCGGCCATGCAATGAAGGACGAAGAACTAAAAATGGCCTTTGCCAAAGACATATCTTTGATTAAGTCACTTGGAGCATCACCAGTTATAGTTCATGGTGGAGGCCCTGAAATAACCTTAATGCTTGATAAGCTTGGCATAAAATCTGAATTTTACAAGGGGCTTAGGATAACTGAAAAAGATGCAATGAAAGTTGTAGAAATGGTTCTTCACGGTGCAGTAAACAGAGAACTTGTTACTCTAATAAACAACGAAGGCGAATATGCAGTTGGGATTTCAGGAAGGGATGGCAGCATAGTCAATGCAACTAAAAAATCTGTTGATGGAGTGGATCTAGGATTTGTCGGTGAAGTAAACTGCGTTAATACCTGGCTTTTGTGGACCTTAATCGATGAAGGTTACATACCCGTTGTTTCTCCAATAGGAGAGGGTGAAAACGGAGCATATAATGTGAACGCCGATGAATTTGCATACTCAATTGCAGCAGCAATGGGAGCTGAAAAGCTATTGTTGATCACAGATGTGGATGGAATATACCTTGATCCAAATGATCCTTCTACAAGGATTCCTCTTTTAACTGAATCAGATGCAAACTCCATGATTGAAAAAGGAAAGATATCAGGGGGAATGATTCCTAAAGTTCTCTCATCTATTTCGGCATTAAAAGAAGGGGTGGGAGAAGTCCACGTAATAAATGGAAAGTCAAAACATGTAATCCTTCAAGCATTAATTGACGCTGAAAGCTGCGGAACAAGAATCGTTCTATAA